The following are from one region of the Jeongeupia sp. USM3 genome:
- a CDS encoding MucB/RseB C-terminal domain-containing protein, translating into MMKLKGWLFAGSLLFVGYSLSALAAPPGELLDAAQASQLVNRVTEAPKTLTFQGIYIQQRHNFMQSYRVFHQGGGGSDVERRESLDGPQLEYLRHGDQISVFTPDSRPVTLDRRHTSKMFPRQFPDQADELLGNYQIRKLGRERVAGLDADIYDFEPRDRFRFPHRYWIDSSSGLMLKTVMYGPRREVTEIFAFSQINIGGSLDKRLLKPVHPVRPIVLEQVPQAPVVDPQWEIHERPPGFKLFRQLKRNLPGKNKPVLHYLYGDGLVTVSVFIEPVDPRMPQGLTQQNGVSLYCRQVGNYMVTALGEVPAETVQAFSQAFTPRATDK; encoded by the coding sequence ATGATGAAACTGAAGGGGTGGCTCTTCGCCGGCAGCCTGCTGTTCGTTGGATACTCGCTTTCGGCGCTGGCCGCTCCCCCGGGAGAGCTGCTTGATGCCGCGCAGGCCAGCCAGCTTGTCAATCGCGTCACCGAGGCGCCCAAGACCCTGACATTCCAGGGCATCTACATCCAGCAGCGGCACAATTTCATGCAGAGCTACCGGGTCTTCCACCAGGGCGGTGGCGGGTCCGACGTCGAGCGGCGCGAATCGCTCGACGGCCCTCAGCTCGAGTACCTGCGCCACGGCGACCAGATCAGCGTGTTCACGCCGGATTCCCGGCCCGTGACGCTCGACCGGCGCCACACATCGAAGATGTTCCCGCGCCAGTTTCCGGACCAGGCCGACGAGCTGCTCGGCAATTACCAGATCCGCAAGCTCGGCCGCGAGCGCGTCGCCGGGCTCGATGCCGACATCTACGATTTCGAGCCGCGCGACCGCTTCCGCTTTCCGCACCGCTACTGGATCGACAGCAGCAGCGGCCTGATGCTCAAGACGGTGATGTACGGCCCGCGCCGCGAGGTCACCGAGATCTTCGCGTTCTCGCAGATCAATATCGGCGGCTCGCTCGACAAGCGGCTGCTCAAGCCGGTGCACCCGGTCCGGCCGATCGTGCTCGAGCAGGTGCCGCAGGCGCCGGTCGTCGATCCGCAGTGGGAAATCCACGAGCGGCCGCCCGGTTTCAAGCTGTTCCGCCAGCTCAAGCGCAACCTGCCCGGCAAGAACAAGCCGGTGCTGCATTACCTTTACGGCGACGGGCTGGTGACGGTATCGGTGTTCATCGAGCCGGTCGATCCGCGCATGCCGCAGGGTTTGACGCAGCAGAACGGTGTCAGCCTGTACTGCCGCCAGGTCGGTAACTATATGGTCACCGCACTTGGCGAGGTGCCGGCCGAGACGGTGCAGGCGTTCAGCCAGGCCTTCACACCGCGCGCGACCGACAAATAA
- a CDS encoding SoxR reducing system RseC family protein: MISTEAQVVRCDGSDAWVAIRPHAPCGNCDPETGCRSVAISRMFGQAQQQYRVNNPLGAMEGEYVKVAVAERTLLQSALRAYGLPLLAVLLGAVLGRASGLMSPLAEVAGAGIGFCGAFVWLRLARHAAAGQGPTIVSRHGRVPPPRRCASAD; this comes from the coding sequence ATGATCTCGACAGAAGCCCAGGTTGTCCGGTGCGATGGTTCCGATGCGTGGGTGGCGATCCGGCCGCATGCGCCCTGCGGCAACTGCGATCCGGAAACGGGCTGCCGTTCGGTCGCGATCAGCCGCATGTTCGGCCAGGCGCAGCAGCAGTACCGCGTTAATAATCCCCTTGGCGCAATGGAAGGGGAGTATGTCAAAGTGGCCGTCGCAGAACGCACGTTGCTGCAGTCGGCGTTGCGGGCCTACGGCCTTCCGTTGCTTGCAGTCTTGCTGGGCGCGGTGCTGGGGCGGGCGTCGGGACTGATGTCGCCGCTTGCCGAGGTTGCCGGTGCAGGAATCGGGTTTTGCGGTGCATTCGTCTGGTTGCGGTTGGCCCGTCACGCTGCGGCCGGCCAGGGGCCGACCATCGTCTCCCGTCACGGCCGTGTGCCGCCACCGCGCCGCTGCGCTTCCGCCGATTGA
- a CDS encoding DegQ family serine endoprotease yields the protein MKVTRWLAAGLFTLGFGAAQAATVSGLPDFTQLVEKEGKAVVNISTTGKVREAAQPQGGGDDDVLDLFRRFGFPVPPGAMPQPNQPREREVRSLGSGFIIDSSGYVLTNAHVVADADEIKVKLTDKREYKAKVIGSDARTDVALLKVEATGLPKVDLGDSEALKVGEWVVAIGAPFGLENSVTAGIVSAKGRNLPDETFVPFIQTDVAINPGNSGGPLFNMQGQVVGINSQIYSRSGGYMGLSFSIPIDVAMKVAGELKATGKVTRGRIGVSVQDLTDDLAKTFGLPNTNGALVSGVDKDGPAAKAGLKPGDVVLKYNGQPINNTGDLPRFVTDTKPGTTVKLGVWRDRAARELPVTIGLLDSVEGPNKAREYKGGSALQEDSQRFGLTLRELAPQQLKALGVKYGLAIQSVTGPAAKAGLMRGDVIIGVGGTDLASMQQLRQLLAAVKPGEAVALRVVRDGAAIFISMAAPAK from the coding sequence ATGAAAGTGACCCGCTGGCTTGCAGCCGGGCTGTTCACGCTCGGTTTTGGTGCCGCACAGGCGGCAACAGTGTCCGGCCTGCCTGATTTCACGCAGCTCGTCGAAAAGGAAGGCAAGGCCGTCGTCAACATCTCGACGACCGGCAAGGTGCGCGAAGCCGCGCAGCCGCAAGGGGGAGGCGATGACGACGTGCTCGACCTGTTCCGCCGCTTCGGCTTCCCGGTGCCGCCGGGTGCGATGCCGCAGCCGAACCAGCCGCGCGAACGCGAGGTGCGCTCGCTCGGCTCGGGCTTCATCATCGACAGCAGCGGCTATGTGCTGACCAATGCCCACGTCGTTGCCGATGCCGACGAGATCAAGGTCAAGCTGACCGACAAACGCGAATACAAGGCCAAGGTCATCGGCTCGGATGCGCGGACCGACGTCGCGCTGCTCAAGGTCGAAGCGACCGGGCTGCCCAAGGTCGACCTTGGCGACAGCGAGGCGCTCAAGGTCGGCGAGTGGGTCGTCGCGATCGGTGCTCCGTTCGGGCTCGAAAACAGTGTGACCGCCGGCATCGTCTCGGCCAAGGGCCGCAACCTGCCGGACGAGACTTTCGTGCCGTTCATCCAGACCGACGTCGCGATCAACCCGGGTAACTCGGGCGGGCCGCTGTTCAACATGCAGGGCCAGGTCGTCGGCATCAACTCGCAGATCTACAGCCGCTCGGGCGGCTATATGGGGCTGTCGTTCTCGATCCCGATCGACGTGGCGATGAAGGTCGCCGGCGAGCTCAAGGCAACCGGCAAGGTGACGCGCGGCCGTATCGGCGTCTCGGTGCAGGATCTGACCGACGATCTGGCCAAGACCTTCGGCCTGCCGAACACCAATGGCGCGCTGGTATCCGGCGTCGACAAGGACGGTCCGGCTGCCAAGGCGGGCCTCAAGCCCGGTGACGTCGTGCTCAAGTACAACGGCCAGCCGATCAACAACACCGGCGACCTGCCGCGCTTTGTGACCGACACCAAGCCCGGTACGACGGTCAAGCTCGGCGTCTGGCGCGACCGCGCTGCCCGCGAGCTGCCGGTGACGATCGGTCTGCTCGACAGCGTCGAAGGCCCGAACAAGGCGCGCGAGTACAAGGGTGGTTCGGCGCTGCAGGAGGACAGCCAGCGCTTCGGCCTGACGCTGCGCGAGCTGGCGCCGCAGCAACTGAAGGCGCTCGGCGTCAAGTACGGTCTGGCGATCCAGTCGGTGACCGGGCCGGCGGCCAAGGCCGGCCTGATGCGCGGTGATGTGATCATCGGCGTCGGCGGTACCGATCTTGCCAGCATGCAGCAGCTGCGCCAGTTGCTGGCCGCGGTCAAGCCGGGCGAGGCGGTTGCGCTGCGCGTGGTGCGCGATGGTGCGGCCATCTTCATCTCGATGGCGGCGCCGGCCAAGTGA
- a CDS encoding glutaredoxin family protein: MNPALKLYGREYCGLCLTMRDQLQPLAARHGFAVEWVDIDDNDALEALYGELVPVLADADGGEICHYHLDLQALDDWLAKIR, from the coding sequence GTGAATCCGGCGCTCAAGCTCTATGGCCGTGAATACTGCGGCCTGTGCCTGACGATGCGCGACCAGCTGCAGCCGCTGGCCGCGCGGCACGGCTTTGCCGTCGAGTGGGTCGATATCGACGACAACGACGCGCTCGAAGCCTTGTACGGCGAGCTGGTTCCGGTGCTTGCGGATGCGGATGGCGGCGAAATCTGTCATTACCATCTCGATCTGCAGGCGCTGGATGATTGGCTGGCGAAAATCCGGTAA